The Thermodesulfovibrio thiophilus DSM 17215 nucleotide sequence TCTTGATTTTACAGGTTCAGGCAGTGCATTGAATACATCATCAGCAAAAAGGAACTTATCTCCTGGTTTTATTTTAAAGTTGTAATCATTAAAATTAAAATCAATTTTATCTTTTGCCTTCCAGATTTTCATTTTTTTATTGGTTCTTTAAAATTGTATTGTTCATCTTCAAGAAGAATCTGAACTCCAATTTTTTTGTTTTTGTTTATCAAAAACGGAGATTTAAGATTTGCAGCAACACCATCATTATATTTTAGCAGAGCAACATAAACATCAAGTTCGTTTTCTGTCTCAGCGTCAAGTACTGATGCAATTTCATCACTGATTTCAAATCCATAGCTTGGAAAAAATTTAAATGGAGGTATAACAAGTATTGCTACGTCAGGGTCATCAACTGCAATAAGCCATTTAACCGGATCAAGACATTCACGGAGAATAAATCTTTCACCAGGAATTCCTGGAATTCCTGCTGGAAAATTTATTATTTTATTTTCATCAATTACCATCTCTCCAAAACGCTCTGATTTAAGCTTAATCATAAAGTTCACTCCTTTATAATGTCATCCAGTTTTATCTCTTTTGAAGATTTCAGTGCCTCAATATTACTTTCTCTGAGTTTTTCATAAAGCTCTCCTCTGAAAATCTGAATCCCCTTTGGAGCTTCAATTCCTATCTTAATCTGAGAGCCATCAATATCGATGATTTTTATTATAATATTATCGCCAATTCTTATGTATTGGCCTGATTTTCTTGTCAGAACAAGCATTATTAACTCAGAAAATCAAAAAGATTACTACGGAAGAAATCTGTAAATGTTACTCTTAATGCCTGTAAAACACTCATTCTCTGAGTAAGATCTGAGATTACCTGAACAGCATCAGCATCCTGATCATTTGAGAGAGACTGTTGAGTGTTTGTTTTAATATCAAGGTTGTAGTCAGTAATACTCTCAATTTTACTGAGTCTTGCTCCAATAATAGATTGTTGTTTATAAAGATTGTCTGATATTTTATCCATATAATCAACTGCCTTCTGAATTTTTCCCTGATCATTGTTTTCAAGAGCAACCTTAAGAAAATAAACTGCCCTCAGGTAGTTGCTTTCATTGAGGTAGTTGTTATTAAAGCTGTAGTAATTGGGATCTGTTGCGTCTGTGATATAATTGTAACCATTTATGTTATTTTCAACTGTCATAGTCGCAGACCCTGTTTCAGGGCTGTAAGATAAGAGATTTAGTCCTGTCCCAGCTGCATCTGTTGTGTTTATAGAGATTCTGATTTGATCCGACTTTCCAGCTGGCATACTATTAATTACTAGACGATAGTCTGGTACAGTGGATGTACCTGTGTTCACAACCCATGCTTTAACATAATCTCCTGCCTGAGAATTGATTGCATCTCTTACATCATTTAAAGAAGCAGGAGCACCAATTGTAACCTCTACCGGGTTATTGTCAGCAAATTTTATGGTGAGCGTCCCCCCATTTGTTGTAAATGGTGTTGTTGGATCTATTATAGCACCACCTGAAGGCCTGGACATCAACAATGCAGAAAGAGGATCAACATCATGAATACTACCTGTGTCTGTTTGATTATATGGCGTAAACACCTGCGTTGAAGCCCCTACATAAGTGAAAAATTTCGAAGCTGGTAAATTTACAGGTACGTCAAGAAAAGAGTTTATATCAAGATATTGAAGATTTGAATCAGACTCATAAACTCCTGTTGATGCGTTTACAGGAGGTGTATCGCCTTTATATCCGGCAAATATATATCTTCCTCCTATTTTTGTGTTTACTGTGTCAATACTGCGCTGAATTAATGTGTTGACATCATCTGCCAAAGCAAGTCTGCCTGTAGCTGAAAGTGTGTCTGTGGAACCCTGAACAGCATACTGTTTTGCCTGTATAACCATGTTTTTAAGGTCTTCAATAGCTGTTTCAATAGCAGAATTATAATTTTTTGCAGTATCAATAACTCTCTGATATTCATCAAGTGCGGCAATTTCTGACTTGTATTTAGTAATTCTTGAAATTGCAACTGGATCATCGCCCGGAGAAAGAACTCTCTTTCCTGTTGCAAGTTGTAGTTGATCTTTATACATTGCGTCAAGCTGTTTGTTAAGATTGGCCACAAATGTTTCATAAAAGAAATTTGTTGTAACTTTCATGTTAGCTCACCATATCAAATAATGTTTTTAGAATTTCATCTGCAACTTTTATTACCCTTGCAGATGCTTCATACATCTTCTGATACTTAACGAGATTTACAGCTTCTTCATCAAGGCTTACTCCTGAGATGTCCTGTCTTTTTTGATCTATCTGCTGGACAAGGGATTGTTGAAAACTCTTCTGAGTCTGCGCACTGGATGAGTAAACACCGATTTCAGAAACTATTGATCTATAAAAATCAACAGGATTGGAATTGCCAATTATTGAACTATTGAGTAAATTATAAATTTTTCTTGCATTGTCATTATCCATTACTCCACTTGTAGAGCCTGTTGGATTCTCTCCGGCTGCTGCAATTTTATTTATATCATTAATTGCAACTTCTGAATACATAGTAGGGTTTGATTTTATTTGATATGTAAAATTAAGATCTGCTGAAGGATTTTTCAAAGTTATTTCTATGTTATTGAAACTTAATTTGTAGTAAGTGTCAGTTCCTTCTGTCCATGAAGTCACAGTAGGAGATACTGATGTAGGAGGAGTTGTGGTTAAATCGTTGACAGTCCAATTTGTACCATCAAATTGAATTTGATATTTATCGTATGTGCTTGTATTTATATCTTTGAGGTTTATTGCCATATCTGAATATGAACCATTTGAAATTGTTAAATCATAAAGCGAATTGAAAAAATTATTCCCACTTGAACCATCAAGACCATAACCTGATCTATGTTGTTCATTAATTGCTTCTGTTAAGTCAAAAACAAACATATTAAGTTTATTCATATACTCTGGAATTACATTATCTCTTAAATCAATCCCGGCTTTTAGTTTCCCACCCTGGATTAAAGTTGTAACATCAACATTACTTGAACCCATTTGAAGACTGAACTTCATATTTTGAGTGTTGTTATCAAGTCCTACACTTAACTGGTAAGCTTTCCCTCCATCAACAAGAGGCATTCCACCTACTAAAATAGAGTATCTTCCGAAGTTGTCTTCAAAGTATGTAATTTTGACAATGTCGTTGAGTTGTTTAACAAGATTGTCTCTCTGATCTTTTGCATCGAGGGCACCAGGATTTGCCGCAATTTTTTCATTAAGCGCATTTATCTGATCAATATATTGATTGGCCTGATCAACAAGGTTCTGCGTATCTTTGTAGATTTCGTCTCTCTCTTCAATTAAAGATTGATAGGAAATCTTAATTCGTTTTGTAAGATAATCTGCTTTATCGAGGAGCAAATTCCGTTCAGTTGTTCCTGAAGGATTTTGGCTGAGTTCCTGCCAGGCATTAAAAAAGTCATTTATTAAATTGCCCATTGAATCATCAGAGGCTTCATTGAAAATATTTTCAAGCGTTAGCATCCCATTCTGAAAAACATTCCAGTATGTAAGATTGGAACTTTCAGTCTTGAGCTGCAGATCTATAAAGGAGTCATACATTCTCTGAATATCTATAATCTTTACTCCACTACCTGAAACTCCTGAAGTGCTTACTATCCCTGATGTAATATTTTGAAGTATAACATCTTGTCTTGTGTATCCATCAGTTGCTGCGTTCGCTATATTGTGAGAGGTCACTTCCAGTGCCTTTTGATAGGTTAATATTCCAGATTTTCCAATATCAAAAAGAGCTGTAAGCCCCATTCTATACCTCCTTGGAGAAGTTCTGTCTGGCAGTTATCCCGAAACTTTCAAGAAATTTCACTGCTGTTCCAATATGCACAATTGAGCGATCAATGAGTTGTTCGTTTATCTTCTGAATTTCAGCAATTGCACAAAGCAGAGTTTTCATATTCTTATACAGTTCTTGAAGCCGGGATATTTCATCAGACTCCTCATTATCAGCATTTTTTAAAATTTCAGAAAGACAGCTACCATTCAGTCCATGTTTTTTAAGAAGTTTCTCTCTTTCTTCCTCCCACAAAGACAGTTTCACAAGAGCCTGTTCCTTATCTCTGAGTATTCTTTCAAGCTCTGCAGATTTAAGTCCAACAATAGCGTCTCTCTCTTCTGAAACAATGCTGTACAGATTGCCAAGCAGAGCTTTTTCTTTTTCAAGAATGTTCACAAGCTCTTTATGCAAGCTTGTCAATTAGCGCCTCCTTTATTATTTTCCCTGCAACTTCGCTTCCTTTAACTTCATAAGTTCCTGAATTTATAGCATTTTTTAGCTCTTCAACTTTATCTGCTCTTATATCTGGAATATTGCTTGTTTCAACCATAAGTCTTGATATATTTTTTGCTGATTCAGAAACTGTAACCTGGTCTTTTGTTAGGACTTCTTCCCTTTTTTCAGATGTCTTTCCTTGAGATTTTTCAGGAGCTATCTGCGTATTTGGTATAATTCCATCTATTCTTACTGGTCCTCCTATCATTTTAAACACCTCCTTTTTGATAGTTTATATTTATGAAATCGACGATTTTTCTAAATTATTTATCATAGCCATTGGGTTTATAGGTTTCCCATTTTTGCGAACTTCAAAATGAAGATGAGGACCTGTGGTCCTTCCAGTTGAACCTGAAAGAGCAATTGTTTTATCAGGACTAACTGTATCTCCAGTTTTAACAAGATTCTTTGAGTTGTGAGCATAAACAGTCTGAAGTCCGTCATCATGCTCTATTATAATGCAGTTTCCATATCCCTTGCTGTACCCTGAATAAATAACTTTTCCAGACGAAACAGGCTTTATTTTTGTTTTTGTAGGAACAGCTATATCAACTCCATTATGATGTTTTACTTTCCCATCTATGGGATCTATTCTCAATCCAAATGATGACGTGATTTTTCCAGAAATAGGTAAAGAAGAAAACTTTGATGATAAATTTAAAGATAATTTTGAAGGTTTTTCAATTTTTTGTTCATTAGATTGAGAGGGATTTAGTTCAATTTTTTGATTCTTTGCTATGTTATTAAAAAAAGCCGGATTTTGTGTTAAAAATTTTCCAATTCCTAAATCTCTTTCAGCCATCATCTGTGCAACTTCAGGAATAACAGCAGTCATATAAGTGGAGGTTGTCTTTTCTTTAGCCAGAGACGTGCTTTCAAACATTACTTTTAAAAGTTCACTCAGAAAAAGTGTTTCTATCTTTTTTGATAGCTCTTTTATCTGAGGAGAAGTTTCCTGTTTTGCTGGCGACAGAGTTATTTGTGTCATAATGTCCTCCCTACATTATCACTAAATCAGCCTTAAGAGCCCCTGCTGTTTTAAGTGCCTGAAGTATGGATATTAAATCTTTTGGTGTAACTCCAAGAGTATTCAGTGCATTAACAAGCTCTCCAACTGTTGAGCCTTCTACCTCAACCAGAGAGGCTTTCTTTTCTTCAACTGTAACCTCTGTTCTTGGGACTATCTCTGTTCTTGCTCTTTCAGGAGCTAAAGGAGGCGGTTGAACTACCTCTGGTGTTTCTTTTATTGTAATTGTTAAACCTCCATGAGCTAGAGCTGTGGAAGCAATCTTGACATGAGAGCCGATAACAACAGTACCTGTTCTTTCATTAATTACAACACGAGCTGGTTGATCTGTGACTACGTCAATTTTTTCAACCTCAGTCATAAAATCAAGAACACTTCCTCTATATCTTGGTGGAACATTAACTGAAATTGTTGAAGAATCTATAGCTTTTGCAACACCTGATTGAAAAGTTTGATTTATTTTATCAGCTACTGTGGTGGCAGTAGTTATATCAGGAAATTGTAATAGAAGCTGAAGCTCATTTTTTGCATTCAGATTAACTGGAACAGTTTTTTCAACAATAGCTCCTTCAGGAATAGAACCAGCGTTTTGGTGATTTTTTATTGCCCGTGCACCACGACCTGCAACAATAAATCCACCAATTGAAATTGGACCCTGGGCTAATGCATATACTTCTCCATCTGGACCTGTAAGAGGAGTCATCAGAAGAGTTCCTCCCTGAAGACTTTTTGCATCACCAATTGATGAAACCTGAACATCTATCTTTGAACCTGGTTTTACATTGGTTGGCAATTTTGCTGTGACCATAACTGCAGCAACATTTTTAACTTTACCTTTTAAATCTCTGGCATTAAGTGTAATACCCATTCTCTTCATCATATTAACAATGGGCTGGTAAAAATATGTCCCATCTTTATCTCCTGTTCCATTTAAACCAACCACAAGTCCGAATCCAACAAGTTCGTTTTCTCGTACTCCTGCCCAGTTTGCAATATCCTTAATTCTCTCAGCAAAAGCTGAGGTTGTAAATAACAGTATGATCAGTATCGTGATTGTAAGATTTATTGGACTAAAAATAGATTTTATTATTTTATCAATCATTTTCAGCCTCCGTTTAAAAGGGCCATATTTTATCAAGTAATCTTACAAGCCATCCCTGTGATTGCTTATCTCCCAGAGTACCTTCACCAACAAGATATATTTGAGCATCAGCAACATACTGACTCAAAATTGTATTGCTCTGACTTATGTCATCAGGTCTTATAATGCCTCTGAGCACCAGTATTTCCTTTTCATTGTTAACTATAACCTCTTTACGTGATTCAATAACAAGATTTTTATTAGGTAAAACTTCTACTACTTTGGCAGTAATGGTTCCTGTAATCTTTCCTGCTCTTTCTGTGTCAGCATCTCCTTTAAAATCACTCAGTGCAGAACCTTTTATATTTGGAGAAAAAACATTTGTTCCTCTGTAAAGTCCGTTTATAAGCGGCCATGTCTGAATGTTAAAATCTGTATTCATACCAAGAAATGTATCAAGACCATAGTTTGTTGAAGAGTTCCTCGATGCATTTGTTGAGGCTGTTTTTTGAGCAGATGTGCTCTCATTTATTATGATTGTAACTAAATCATTTACCCTCCGAGCTTTATTGTCTTCGTAAAGAGAAGCACTATTTCTCCACAAAGAGCCTTCAGATGCGACTTGTTGAGGAGGTTCTGGATAATACTTTGGTGGCATTCCAGCATTTTTAATGTCTCTTACTTCTTTAAGCTCTGAACATGCTGACAGAAATATGATGAAGACAGGCAAAATTAATAATAATTTTTTCATAGCGATACCCTCACTTTATCTTTATCCACTAACTTCCCAACAATTTCCTTGCCAGTTTGAAGGCATCGGACTCGGGCATTGCTTCCAACTATTGCGTCAGATTTAAGAACACCTTCTGTCATTATTGTGACCTGTCCTTTATTTATTATTACATTAACCTTGCTACCTCTTTTAACAGGTATTCCAGGGTAAAGATGCTCCTCTTTAATAATTAATCCCTGAGCAAGAGTTCTTTTTAAAACTTTACCAATTATGAGCTCTTTATTGGTAATAGCTCCGAAAGGAATTCTACTTACAGGTTGCTTTATTCCTATAATATCGTCTTCATTAATTGTATCACCTCTTCTTAGAGGTTTTTGAGCAACGTAAATAACAGTCAAAATGTCATAATTTGCAATTGCTCTATACTGTCTTTTATTGCAGTTAAAGGTGAATTCAACGGAGCTTGGTCTTTTTATTTCCCTGATTTTTAAATCTTCTGGAAGACAGCTTTCTTGAGGTTGAAATGCAATAAATTTGATCTGGTCAACCCGAACTTCCTTGTTGATAGCTGACTTTTTTATCTCTCTGGCAAGCATGTTTGCCAATATAGAAGTATCGAAAGCAAGCGACGTAGAGATTGAAAGCAGTGATAATAAAATAGTGAAAATAAAAAGATTAAAATATTTCATGGCTACCTCTTAAGCGCTACTACGGTCTGTAACATCTCATCAGAGGTCTGCACTGCTTTAGAATTAATATCAAAAGCTCTCTGGGCAATTATCATATTTGCAAGTTCTTCAACAATGTTCACATTTGACATCTCTAAAAAACCCTGAACAATTGTTCCTCTTCCTTCTAATCCCGGAGTTCCTGTTGTAGGTGTTCCGGATGCATCTGTTTCAAGAAAAAGATTTTTACCAATTGCCTGTAATCCTGCAGGATTAATAAATCTTGCAAGCTCAATTCTTCCAATTTCCACTGGAGCAACAGTTCCAGGCTGAAGCACTGTAACAGTTCCGTCAGCACCAACTGTAAGTTTTGTTGCGTCCTCTGGAACAGTGATGCTTGGTTCAAGAGGATAACCGTCATTAGTTACAATCCTCCCATCTCTGTCGATTCTAAAGTTTCCTGCTCTTGTATATGCGATTGTTCCATCAGGCAGCGTTGTCTGAAAGAATCCATCTCCCTGAATAGCCCAATCAAGATCATTATTCGTGTTAACTAAATCACCAGGTGTAAAAAATTTTGCCACTGCAACAGGTTTCACACCGAGTCCAACCTGTATTCCTGTTGGATACTGAGTTCCATCATCAGATGGTGCACCTGGATTAATAACATTTTGATAGAGCAAGTCCTGAAACTCTGCTCTTCCTTTCTTGTAGCCAGTTGTGTTCACATTTGCAAGATTATGAGAAATAACATCAAGATTTAACTGCTGTGCATACATTCCTGTGGCTGCTGTAAAAAGTGACCTTAACATCTTTTGCCTCCTTTATATTCTTGCGATTTCACTTACAGCTCTCTGGGCAAGTTGATCAAAATTAGTAGTTAGCCTTTGACTTAAATCAAAATTTCTTATTGCCTGAATCATCTGAACCATTTCATTCATTGGATTTATATTTGAACTCTCTATCCAGCCCTGAAGAATTTGTCCGGTTGCCTGACCTGCTTCTTGTCCTTCATAAAGAGATTGTCCGATATGTTTTACATTATTTAACCTGACGAGCTTTAGTCTTGAAACAAGGTTGTTATCAACAAAAATACTTCCATCTTGACCTACTTCAATTCTGTCTTTATCAACTATTGGAAGTATTATTGGATTATTATTTTCATCAAGCACCCTTAATCCAGCATGTGTAATTAGATAGTTTTCTTTATCTTTTGTAAAGGAACCTTCTCTGGTATATATAATGCGATTGCCTTGCCTTACAGCAAAAAATCCCTCTCCCTGAATAGCAAAGTCAAAAAGATTGCGTGTTTGCTTTAATGAACCCTGAGACAGATCAATATACTGTCCACCAAAATATGTCTGAGCACGAGCATTATGATAAATAGCATTGAGCTCAGCGGGTTTTCCTGAGAGAAGAGGATAAAGCTTGCTTGAAAAACTCTGCCTTTTATAACCTGTAGTGTTGATGTTTGCAAGATTGTTTGCAACAGAGGAAAGTTCATTTTCCCTCATCATCATTCCAGTCATCGATATGTATATGCCTTTGTACATGCTATTTAAAAATAGCAATATTTATGCCATTAATTAATCATGATAATTTATTGAAAAATTTAAGAAATCATAAATATTAGAGCATTCTATTAATAGGAAAAATTTTCCTTGAAGGAATTTTTAAGCAAACACGTTATTATGAAAGATATATGCCAGATGTTTAGTTGTACTATTAAGTTATGAACTAAATTTATTAGTATTTGCAGGCTACGTTGCTTAATTAATTGAGACTACTGTGATATACTAAAGTTATTAAACATATTTTAATTTCTTGATTAATTATTGAATAAAAGCAGGAGGAATTGTGGTAAGAGTTAGATTTGCACCGAGTCCAACAGGACATCTACATATTGGAGGAGCAAGAACTGCTCTTTTTAACTGGCTTTTTGCAAGGCATAACAATGGAAACTTTATCTTGAGAATTGAAGATACAGACAGGTCTCGTTCAACAGAAGAGTATATTGAATCAATTATTGAGGCATTGAAATGGCTTGGTCTTGACTGGGATGAAGGACCATTCAGACAGACTGATAGGATGGAAATATATCAGAAGATAGCTTATAAGCTTCTTGAAGAAGGCAAAGCATATCGTTGTTACTGCAGTCCTCAGGAGCTTGAAGAAAGAAGGCAAAGGGCTTTAAAAGAAGGCAAAACTCCAAGATATGATCGTAGATGTCGAAGTCTAACAGAAGTTCTTGATAAACCATTTGCAATTCGGTTTAAAATGCCCTTTGAAGGAGAGACATATGTGGATGATCTTGTTAAAGGCAGGGTAATATTTAAAAATAGCGAGATTGAAGACCTTGTAATTCTAAGAAGTGATGGAACTCCCACATACAATTTCTGCGTTGTTGTTGATGACTTTGATATGAAAATTACTCATGTAATAAGAGGAGAGGATCACCTTAATAACACTCCAAAACAGATCCATATTTATCATGCGCTTGGCATGGAACTTCCTGCTTTTGCTCATATTCCAATGATTCTTGGTGCTGACAAATCACGTTTAAGTAAAAGGCATGGAGCAACGGCTGTTCTTTCTTACAGAGATGAGGGATACCTTCCAGAGGCTCTTGTTAATTATCTTGTTCGTCTGGGTTGGTCATATGGTGACCAGGAAATATTCACAAGAGAGGAATTGATTAAATATTTCAGCCTGGAAAATGTTGGAAAGGCAAACGCCGTTTTTAATCCTGAAAAACTGTTATGGTTAAACAGTGAGTATATCAAACTTACAGATGAAGCAATGCTTTTTGAAAAGGTCAAACCTTTTTTGATAAAAGAAGGGTATTTAAAGGAAAACGAATCAGTAGATATAAGCTGGGCATGTAAGGCCATAAAATCTCTCAAAGAAAGATGTAGAACCCTTCAAGAACTTGCGCATGCTATGAGATATTATCTTCTTGATTATGTTGATATTGATTTAAAGGCAAAAGCCAAGTATATAAACTCTGATTCAATTCCGATACTTAAGGAGGTTACAGAGAAACTTGCATCACTTGATGAATTCACTCAACCAAATATTGAAAAGATCTTCATGGACATGGTGAATAAGAAAAATTTAAAGCTTGGTCAAGTAGCTCAACCAGTGAGAGTTGTAATAACTGGAAGCACTGTAAGTCCGGGAATATACGAAGTTTTAGAAATTTTAGGTAAGGAAAAAGCGATTAAGAGGTTAAGGAGGGTTATAGATGTCTCTTGATAAAGAATTGCTTGAAATTATAGTTTGTCCAAAATGCAAGAATGATTTAATTTATGAACAGGAAAAAGAAAGGCTTGTCTGTATAAAATGCAATGTTTACTATCCAGTGAGAGAAGATATTCCTATTCTTTTAATTGATGAGGCTAAGCCACTTGGTAGAGAATATTTAGTTCAATAGTGGTAGCTTTTTCCATGAATAATTGTCATTGCTCTGTAAATCTGCTCAAGCAATATGAGTCTTGTCAGCTCGTGAGTAAATGTTAATGGTGAAAGGGAAACTATTAATTCTGATGCATTAGAAACTTCATCATTTACTCCATAAGTTCCACCAATAACAAATTGATGAAATGATTTATTTTTTATTAATTTTGCAAACTCTATAGAATTAAATAATTGACCGGATTCATGAAGAAGAATAAATTCATTTTTTACTCTATTTAGTATGGTTTTCGATTCTTCCTGTATGACCTTTTGTCTTTCTCCATGTGCTTCTTTAAGTTCGATGATATCAATTTTCGCATAGGCATATAGTAGCTTAAAATAGTGTTCTATACCTTCTTTAATAAACCTGATTTTTGTTTTACCTGGATAGAGAATTTTTATTCTATACAAATTAATCCTGCCTGATAAGTTTCAGAAGTTCTTCAAATGAGACT carries:
- a CDS encoding flagellar basal body P-ring protein FlgI — its product is MIDKIIKSIFSPINLTITILIILLFTTSAFAERIKDIANWAGVRENELVGFGLVVGLNGTGDKDGTYFYQPIVNMMKRMGITLNARDLKGKVKNVAAVMVTAKLPTNVKPGSKIDVQVSSIGDAKSLQGGTLLMTPLTGPDGEVYALAQGPISIGGFIVAGRGARAIKNHQNAGSIPEGAIVEKTVPVNLNAKNELQLLLQFPDITTATTVADKINQTFQSGVAKAIDSSTISVNVPPRYRGSVLDFMTEVEKIDVVTDQPARVVINERTGTVVIGSHVKIASTALAHGGLTITIKETPEVVQPPPLAPERARTEIVPRTEVTVEEKKASLVEVEGSTVGELVNALNTLGVTPKDLISILQALKTAGALKADLVIM
- the flgA gene encoding flagellar basal body P-ring formation chaperone FlgA, producing MKYFNLFIFTILLSLLSISTSLAFDTSILANMLAREIKKSAINKEVRVDQIKFIAFQPQESCLPEDLKIREIKRPSSVEFTFNCNKRQYRAIANYDILTVIYVAQKPLRRGDTINEDDIIGIKQPVSRIPFGAITNKELIIGKVLKRTLAQGLIIKEEHLYPGIPVKRGSKVNVIINKGQVTIMTEGVLKSDAIVGSNARVRCLQTGKEIVGKLVDKDKVRVSL
- a CDS encoding flagellar hook-basal body protein; this encodes MYKGIYISMTGMMMRENELSSVANNLANINTTGYKRQSFSSKLYPLLSGKPAELNAIYHNARAQTYFGGQYIDLSQGSLKQTRNLFDFAIQGEGFFAVRQGNRIIYTREGSFTKDKENYLITHAGLRVLDENNNPIILPIVDKDRIEVGQDGSIFVDNNLVSRLKLVRLNNVKHIGQSLYEGQEAGQATGQILQGWIESSNINPMNEMVQMIQAIRNFDLSQRLTTNFDQLAQRAVSEIARI
- the csrA gene encoding carbon storage regulator CsrA gives rise to the protein MLVLTRKSGQYIRIGDNIIIKIIDIDGSQIKIGIEAPKGIQIFRGELYEKLRESNIEALKSSKEIKLDDIIKE
- the flgL gene encoding flagellar hook-associated protein FlgL, producing the protein MKVTTNFFYETFVANLNKQLDAMYKDQLQLATGKRVLSPGDDPVAISRITKYKSEIAALDEYQRVIDTAKNYNSAIETAIEDLKNMVIQAKQYAVQGSTDTLSATGRLALADDVNTLIQRSIDTVNTKIGGRYIFAGYKGDTPPVNASTGVYESDSNLQYLDINSFLDVPVNLPASKFFTYVGASTQVFTPYNQTDTGSIHDVDPLSALLMSRPSGGAIIDPTTPFTTNGGTLTIKFADNNPVEVTIGAPASLNDVRDAINSQAGDYVKAWVVNTGTSTVPDYRLVINSMPAGKSDQIRISINTTDAAGTGLNLLSYSPETGSATMTVENNINGYNYITDATDPNYYSFNNNYLNESNYLRAVYFLKVALENNDQGKIQKAVDYMDKISDNLYKQQSIIGARLSKIESITDYNLDIKTNTQQSLSNDQDADAVQVISDLTQRMSVLQALRVTFTDFFRSNLFDFLS
- the fliW gene encoding flagellar assembly protein FliW, encoding MIKLKSERFGEMVIDENKIINFPAGIPGIPGERFILRECLDPVKWLIAVDDPDVAILVIPPFKFFPSYGFEISDEIASVLDAETENELDVYVALLKYNDGVAANLKSPFLINKNKKIGVQILLEDEQYNFKEPIKK
- a CDS encoding flagellar protein FlgN — encoded protein: MTSLHKELVNILEKEKALLGNLYSIVSEERDAIVGLKSAELERILRDKEQALVKLSLWEEEREKLLKKHGLNGSCLSEILKNADNEESDEISRLQELYKNMKTLLCAIAEIQKINEQLIDRSIVHIGTAVKFLESFGITARQNFSKEV
- a CDS encoding flagellar basal body L-ring protein FlgH produces the protein MKKLLLILPVFIIFLSACSELKEVRDIKNAGMPPKYYPEPPQQVASEGSLWRNSASLYEDNKARRVNDLVTIIINESTSAQKTASTNASRNSSTNYGLDTFLGMNTDFNIQTWPLINGLYRGTNVFSPNIKGSALSDFKGDADTERAGKITGTITAKVVEVLPNKNLVIESRKEVIVNNEKEILVLRGIIRPDDISQSNTILSQYVADAQIYLVGEGTLGDKQSQGWLVRLLDKIWPF
- the flgG gene encoding flagellar basal-body rod protein FlgG, with protein sequence MLRSLFTAATGMYAQQLNLDVISHNLANVNTTGYKKGRAEFQDLLYQNVINPGAPSDDGTQYPTGIQVGLGVKPVAVAKFFTPGDLVNTNNDLDWAIQGDGFFQTTLPDGTIAYTRAGNFRIDRDGRIVTNDGYPLEPSITVPEDATKLTVGADGTVTVLQPGTVAPVEIGRIELARFINPAGLQAIGKNLFLETDASGTPTTGTPGLEGRGTIVQGFLEMSNVNIVEELANMIIAQRAFDINSKAVQTSDEMLQTVVALKR
- a CDS encoding M23 family metallopeptidase, whose protein sequence is MTQITLSPAKQETSPQIKELSKKIETLFLSELLKVMFESTSLAKEKTTSTYMTAVIPEVAQMMAERDLGIGKFLTQNPAFFNNIAKNQKIELNPSQSNEQKIEKPSKLSLNLSSKFSSLPISGKITSSFGLRIDPIDGKVKHHNGVDIAVPTKTKIKPVSSGKVIYSGYSKGYGNCIIIEHDDGLQTVYAHNSKNLVKTGDTVSPDKTIALSGSTGRTTGPHLHFEVRKNGKPINPMAMINNLEKSSIS
- the flgK gene encoding flagellar hook-associated protein FlgK, with protein sequence MGLTALFDIGKSGILTYQKALEVTSHNIANAATDGYTRQDVILQNITSGIVSTSGVSGSGVKIIDIQRMYDSFIDLQLKTESSNLTYWNVFQNGMLTLENIFNEASDDSMGNLINDFFNAWQELSQNPSGTTERNLLLDKADYLTKRIKISYQSLIEERDEIYKDTQNLVDQANQYIDQINALNEKIAANPGALDAKDQRDNLVKQLNDIVKITYFEDNFGRYSILVGGMPLVDGGKAYQLSVGLDNNTQNMKFSLQMGSSNVDVTTLIQGGKLKAGIDLRDNVIPEYMNKLNMFVFDLTEAINEQHRSGYGLDGSSGNNFFNSLYDLTISNGSYSDMAINLKDINTSTYDKYQIQFDGTNWTVNDLTTTPPTSVSPTVTSWTEGTDTYYKLSFNNIEITLKNPSADLNFTYQIKSNPTMYSEVAINDINKIAAAGENPTGSTSGVMDNDNARKIYNLLNSSIIGNSNPVDFYRSIVSEIGVYSSSAQTQKSFQQSLVQQIDQKRQDISGVSLDEEAVNLVKYQKMYEASARVIKVADEILKTLFDMVS
- the flgM gene encoding flagellar biosynthesis anti-sigma factor FlgM, whose protein sequence is MIGGPVRIDGIIPNTQIAPEKSQGKTSEKREEVLTKDQVTVSESAKNISRLMVETSNIPDIRADKVEELKNAINSGTYEVKGSEVAGKIIKEALIDKLA